GTTATTTAAACTGTTTCTCTGACGTCACTCTTTTGATGAAAGCCTGGAATGTTTTTACCAATCTACACTCCAATGTTGATTCGTTACAAACCAAAGACACCATTATTGCTTCCTTTTGATGGGATGTAATACTGTAGGTCTCGTGTGTTGTTTAAACTGTTTCTCTGAAGTCACTCTTTTAAGCCTGGAATAATGACTCGTAACAGACTAATTAAGTGAATTTTCAACTAGAAAATGTCTTATTGAAAGATGAAATGGTAGGCGTGAGGTATTCTcctacaattttgaaaaaactctttgtttattaaaggcagtggacacttggtaattactcaaaataattattagcattaacctttcttggtaacgagtaaatgggagaggttgatagtataaaacattgtgagaaacggctccctctgaagtgaggtggaaagaaagaagtaattttccacgaaaatttgatttcgagacctcataattagatttggaggtctcgaaatcaagcatctgaaagcacacaactttgtttgacaaaggtgttttttctctcattattatctcgcaacttcgacaaccaattgagttcaaatttgcacaggtttgtagcaccttgtaaacccttataaggtgctaaataattgggtctcagaattcatcactgcaataacctatctttctgaaagtttggatatactcagcgccttgagtaccttgtttggtagatacgtgcgctatataagacttcgatattattattattattattattattactttgtgcatgtgttgagatacaccaagtgggaagactggtctttgacaataactaatagtgtccagtgtctttaaggtctcgaaaccaaccatctaaacgcacacaactttgtgtgacgagggtgtttttctttcattattatctcgcaagttcgatgaccgattgagctaaaactttcacaggtttgttattttatgcatatgttgagatacaccaactgtgaaggctagtctttgacaattaccaaaagtgtccactgcacTTAATAAAGAATCCTTCATTCTGCTaacaaagacacccttgtcacccctAATCTTGCCACCAAAGCGTACGTTCGACGTAGTTTTCAGTTTGCTGCACCTCATTTTTGGAACAAGCTCCTACTACACGtcacaaacaaaccaacactatctcaagtttcaagactcttctcaaaacatttttgtccagtttattttatatacataattattcttttgttactctgagcgcttagagactttcttttggagttgttaggcgctatagaaatgcagttgtgattattattgttatatgtaaaaaaaactgtatccaatgaaatcaatgGTTCTGTAAAACCATAGCCTGTCTGTATTCGTAGGggactagacttgtggacaagtcgttaatggtcaaAGGttagatagtcgagttgtggcgatgctctcgcgagatcactgctctcgaacgaactgctggttgcccgacttctactccccattactgggaccgtagtcgtgagagtAGTAGTCTCGCaaggccagcagtctcgcgaaaataccgcgggaatcgcggggagagTATGAACGCTAtgaccgcgacagacatttgaCGACTTCTACAAGTCTAGTAGGGGACTATAGTCGAGTCTCAGCCAATGCTATCATTTGACCTCAGTGAGAGCTGTTGggcttgtgacgtcattcaacGAAGTAACAGACGAAAGTGGGACACCAACGGATTGATGGTGGGACAGTGGTTTTAGAAGTTCCATAGTGCAGGATTTAAATTATAAACGTgatgattaaattaattgggtggtgatatttaaaggcaccgAAGACGTTTTAGTAActttatcaaagaccagtattttcacttggtgtatcccaacatatgcattaaataacaagcctgtgaaaatttggactcagttggtcattgaagttgcaagaaaatgctgaaaaaacccacccttgttgtacaaaatattgtgctttcagataggaataacagGATTCTGGCCAGtagtctattattattttagtgagaaaattgAGAAAttgttctttctcaaaaactacgtttcagAGGGACTTGTTTTTcgacaatgttttgtactatcaacatctctccgttgctcgttaccaagtaaggcttgcttatatattttgagtaataataccaaacgtgtacagtgcctttaaatcaattaaatttGATCGTTGTTCTTTGAATCAGTGTCACCTTGTTTGATTTGTATTGCATCTGAGAAAGTTGATGTTCATTTGTCAGTTTGGAAAGTTTCGGATCGACTCAGTACAAATAAGAGGCCTACCAATCAAACCTTTTAGTTATGCATACAAAGACTCTTGCTTGCTGCACTATAGCAACGGCATGGTCCGTAATCTTAAACTTAAATACTATTTTAACTTTGATATTGGGGTCGGAgctttaaacacaatttttttacgCAAAAAACTATGAGGtaacaaaaaatgaaaggtaCACAATGTTCTTTTTGCGGAAAACAGAATAATATTCGCACAGTGTGTTTTTATTGCTCTTGCTACACCATTCGAAAATCAATCGTTGATTTTAATTGTATTTCAACCATTTAAAGTTAACAATGAATACCACCATGAACTTGCAAGTTCACTTGTTTCCATAGACCGCTTTAAAGTTAATGCAATTAGTGGCCTTCACCAAATTTGTCTTACATTTTCTTACCCCAAAAATTCAATAAATGACAAAATCGTTTTCAAAGTAAGACTTGGGCGCTTATTATGGTGCGTCTCATGCAAGATGAAAGTCATCGTTTGTGTGTCTTCTTACAGAGACCACCCACTTTTAATaaagtacagacaaaaaaaaacttcttgtcAGAATTTATCCGTAACGGGATCCCGTTTGGCCCGACACTTCTCTGGGTCATTATAACTTGGAGTCCGTGTCAAAATGACTCAGAAACGGGTCAATTTGAAGCAGAATATCACTTAAAAAACTCATTTCTTTTAACTACATTATGAGTCAGATTGACCTAGAAGTGGGGCAGGCCCCCATCCAGGAAACCTACAATccaggttattattattattattattattatcattttttagAGTGTAAGGAATCATTTGTTATCTCCACCAATACACACTTCTACTTTGACACTCTGGACAAGTTCGATCAAGGGACTAACGTTgactatggggggggggggggcactttggaacgctaggtggcagcagacttaccaggtaaatttccatttacGTAGTTCTTatcatgcgcacattaccgagaacaatggattttacctggtgagtctgctgccaccaagcgtccctaAAGGCTCCCAATGTCGACCATTGGGCGATTTTACCTGGTATACCCAGAATGTATTTCATGCATAGGTAACCATTGAACACTGCCTAATGGTTAACAACATGGTCGCTGATCGGACTTGACCCCGTATGACCCCTGTATTTAATTGCAATGGACATCTCCGCCTGTCTCGCTGTCAATCCAGCCGCAGTGGGCACTAACGCGGGTGTAGAGCGACGGGTCATCGATGGCCTGGCAGCCGTGACCTCTCACCGCTAAGCCTGCAAGAACCTCAGTGCCGACATAGCTGTTTTCGTCGTAATTGGTCACTGCAGGTCCGCCATCGTCACCCtggtgataaaaacaaaaattatttgaatttttggAAGTAATCAAGGcaaaggccgtgtccgaaacggcgacttcagctacagctacggctagatctgCGCATCTGTCAGTGTTGATGTTGAgtcagacgcgcgcgatctagccatagctgtagccgaagtcgccgtttcgaaCACGCCCGGCACTTCTGTGGTAGTGCCGTGAGTTCGATCCCCACCACACACTCATGACGTCTGGTTATCCCCCAAATGAATAGTAAAATACACCAGTCGACTGTTAATCCCCGACAATTTTTCTCTTCAATtaattaggccgtgtccgagtAAACCTTCATCACGGTGCAGCCGTCTTGCATTTCTCCCATTGTTATCggtgttaccaaaccgaggctggaagaacaaaatagtttggttcctattttcaaaatgattataaGCATTCATAGTCTTAACGAGGATAATGACCAAAATAGAGAGGCAGTTGTGCAAAGTCTCCCGGACCTCGGATATGCAAATGTGCACTTTTATAACAACAAAACTCTACTTCGCCTACATCGACAGTCTCTCTAAATAAGGGTCTACATAAGCATATTTTTATATATGCATAAAGTTTCAAAcgattgtctttaaaataaaatactccCAGGTCAGAATGGAGGACTTTTGGGATGCTTGATGCCAGACAGACTTGCCATGTAAAGTTCCGTGCTGGCATGCTGAAAACTACGGGTggatgccgtcaccacgagagggcgagtgtgctCGTTCGAttaggggctcacccgagtgagcaccgcggggtcgacccccagtgaagctaatcgaacgcacccttatacataaacaatagaccttttcgcaataaCCCATTGAGCAAGCGCAAGTTGTTGAATGgtgtgcatgctggtctagccaAGGATCAAACTTGaccgctagctagaccagcgtGCACCTCATTCGACGTATTCAGCgcacgtaccgagtatttgcggcGGGGATTGACCTATTAGGCTGATGGCAGCTCTCTTACGCAAGTCACGAGCCTcgatgtgtgacgtcatatgttcAGGCTATTACACATATCGCCACTAGAGGTGGAGGGGGCAAGGAACAGAATCTCAGGTAGGACGTCAGAACCTCCTAAAGTCACATGGGGTAGTTCTGAcagttttgtttatgcaagaaagttgccagacacataaggcctgaaggccacttcaaggcgtGGGCTACGATTTATTTCCCAGGGGCCGTTGCTACCTACTCctgtggctgaaacagggttaccccctttacagtccattatgtacatgtatgtagggacatgtacatgtatgtagagtgtaaacaaataaacaaaattaatgacacAAGTTTGAACCAAAGTGTATAAAAGTGTAAAATTTGTCCTCACAGAACAGAAGTCGTGATCGGTATGATCGCTGCATATCAGGGTATCGTCGACTTGGATGACGTACTGCTTGATACACACATCTATGTGGCTGACTGTGATTAGGCTCTGCACCAACTCTACGGGCAGCTCGCCACCTTCTGcagtgataaaaaaaataaaataaatgggtCAATAATTTTCcagacaaaaataatgaaagtaaaaattcGGGCCAATAGTCAAAGTGTATAAAATCATAAAAACGTTGATGCTCCACCTATCACCATAGAAAAAAAGCCAAATATGAGATTGCagtaaaaaagtataaaaaaaaaaaaaaaccattggcTGTCTTGCCTAAAAGCAGGCTCACTTATTGAAATACCGTACGTTCACAtgatgttttgcttgttttttgttggggtgtttgtgaGTAGGTATAATAAAGAGGATAATAAAATCAACGGTTCTGGAAAGTTCAACAGTTGGaaacatgtacaaaaccaacgGGAGCTTTTGCCAAAAAAATTACGAGTTCAAACAAACGAAGGACACTAGGAGGTCCACGATTGCAGGCATATACATGCTTGTTTACGTTTGTTTCTAATAACTTACGCTTGGTAATTCCCCAACCGCTCATGAGCATTTTAGTGTCAGCCGCTGGTGTACTGTCCTTTTTAGGCATGTTAATGACTTTTACTCTATCCGAAAGAGTCACCGGCGTATCCAATTCAATCAGGGCGATATCGTTGGCGAAGGCCGGGCTGGTGCCGTAATCGGGATGTCTGTGCCAGGTACCATGGACGACCACAGCTCCGTCAGAACTGTCATCTTTCAACAGGTTGTAGTATCCAAGCCCGGCATGTATATCGTCAGCGTTGCTTAGTTAAAAGATAGACAATACAAAAACTTAgctagttaaagccattggacactttcggtacagaaaaaaaaagttcacagatttacaagtaaccagggtttacagaaggtagtgttgaaagacttctcttcaaatattatttcatgaaatgctttttgagaaaacagtaaaacaatatcaattctcgatatcgagaattacggatttattttaaacacatatcatgacacggcgaaacgtgcggatacaagggtgggttttcccgttactttctcccgactccgatggccgattgagcctaaattttcacaggtttgttatgtatagaagttgtgatacacgaagtgtgggccttggacaatactgtttaccgaaagggtccaatggctatAAAGTGTTGTGCTCATTAAttgagcaccgaattcaaactctggtgtttctgatcagcagagtgtgggttcgaatccccagccgtgacacctgtgtcataaagcaagacacttaatcattgcttcgtccttcggatgggacgtaaagccgttggtcccatctgttgtgtaaacgcatgtaaagtgcccagtgcacttatcgtaaagagaaggggtgcgCCCCTGTTTttctggctggattggcagcatattgcgccacagcaccatactttataataacataataacaacaaataaatatataaatgaaaaataaatttaaaggcattggacactattggtaattactcaaaataattatcagcataaaacctcacttggtacaaacgagtaatggggagaagttgatagtataaaacagtgtgagaaacggcttcctctgaaatgacgtagttttcgagaaataaataattttccacaaatttgatttcgagacttcaagtttagattttgaggtctcgaaatcaagcatctgaaagcacacaacttcgtgtgacaagggtgttttttctttcatagttatctcgcaactccaacgaccaatcgagctcaaatattcacaggtttgttattctatgcataatgttgagatactttaagtaaaaagactggtctttgacaattaccaatagcgtctagtgtctttaaacctaTGAGTCAGTGTTGATTTAGAAAGAACATAGCAAATGAAACTCACCCGACACAAAAACCGGAGGTGAGGACCCACTTCGGGTGAACTAGAGCCCCGCCACAGAACTGATCCAATGAATTGCTGCTGTACAAAACAGAAGCCATGTACGGGCGACTACCAACGGGTGCAACATTGCCCCCTGTCAAACGCTCCTCTGGCTGCCaggctgtaaaaaaaaaaaacttatgatGATCAAAGAATTACTAcatcagacctgatacttcatagaGAAagtgaaggcgattgcctccatgccccgtgGTTactgccctggtgcccttgaaatactccagtgACGTT
This region of Asterias rubens chromosome 18, eAstRub1.3, whole genome shotgun sequence genomic DNA includes:
- the LOC117302411 gene encoding trypsin-like; translation: MRIAVFLACIALALAWQPEERLTGGNVAPVGSRPYMASVLYSSNSLDQFCGGALVHPKWVLTSGFCVGNADDIHAGLGYYNLLKDDSSDGAVVVHGTWHRHPDYGTSPAFANDIALIELDTPVTLSDRVKVINMPKKDSTPAADTKMLMSGWGITKQGGELPVELVQSLITVSHIDVCIKQYVIQVDDTLICSDHTDHDFCSGDDGGPAVTNYDENSYVGTEVLAGLAVRGHGCQAIDDPSLYTRVSAHCGWIDSETGGDVHCN